The DNA segment ATACAACCAAATCGGGCGAGGTGTTCAGTAAAAAACTGGGTATCCCAGAGAGTAAACTTATTTTTCTCTAAAATTTGATGACAAAAGTACAGCGCTACCTTATCTGCTTCGGGTACATTTTTAAACATACTTTCACCAAAAAAGGCTGACTTAAGATGAACCCCATAAAGTCCCCCAACCAATTCCTCATCCAGATATACTTCCACACTATGCGCATATCCAGACTGATTTAACACATCATATGAGTTGATAATCAGATCATTAATCCAGGTAGTTTCCCTGTTCGCGCATGCTTGTACTACTTTAC comes from the Balneola sp. genome and includes:
- a CDS encoding leucyl/phenylalanyl-tRNA--protein transferase, with the protein product MKIIPSETLLNAYAQGIFPMAESRSSEGINWYSASERGVIPIEEFHISKNVLKLIQKGQFEVHIDKAFRKVVQACANRETTWINDLIINSYDVLNQSGYAHSVEVYLDEELVGGLYGVHLKSAFFGESMFKNVPEADKVALYFCHQILEKNKFTLWDTQFFTEHLARFGCIEIKAAEYHNMLEKALMEEAEFIFST